In Thermococcus sp. MV5, the following are encoded in one genomic region:
- a CDS encoding hydrolase, whose translation MRRRGFIFTLDALISLLLVMVFISSVVIVVDNVNIYPSSLREQEKYITQDALTMLRSSPLKDIVPPSILENWSSGSDPIIMPELVDIYMSPLDIVATYWAVDPLYPAIDLKHKAEIILGYILNVTLKDYNYELLVNNYTSPYLRRVTANYSKAFDVSPATLELSGYQYNQTPRGYVARAYITDIGSKENTYTARGGYIYARTDNSNDKVIIQYIIPADAIPADAVIDEIEWFFEPAWVGSQYEAYLNGQQILNRYITYNYRILDTAGDSSVRLIENFRPGENNVFEVRVYKSGYDGGEDGAQYIRIRYHTSAPLTLEYPKRFYFEDVSACYGITAWKYLFVPGVLTSLNVQVSVGNVTQNDPISLSFLFDTEISVPPTMCTYNSTTMIKTCYWDNSDIYNTLTSQGYSYIQISSRYTTIIVRAGNGNTRYNRIHLIGEDSFVAAEYTIPLLLTPYSVDVTEPITSYSASVCSDSWCREVTWSFNVPQGVVPLWVRFQFPWLYYAGTDPSQEIVVDNEFINATYFYKHPPNPFISALARLGYTKDTFDYQYNPLPNAIVNGKNNVTVNLGYGYWLQPSNGNGELTYIIRGYVGYGHVFPALLKSGCGGYNITYYWSGDSSPHHVTAGDPPYCNVTMDELINSSKNYAVDDAIVRLFRNLGGNGTQEGPIIIKLPDTVNIAFASMGNIPTLFEPITVTLRVWREE comes from the coding sequence ATGAGGAGGAGGGGATTTATATTCACACTTGATGCTTTGATTTCATTGCTTTTGGTTATGGTGTTCATTAGCAGTGTGGTCATTGTAGTGGACAATGTTAATATCTATCCAAGCTCGCTCAGAGAACAAGAGAAGTACATTACTCAGGATGCATTGACTATGTTAAGGAGCTCGCCCCTGAAGGATATAGTCCCACCTTCCATACTTGAGAACTGGAGCAGTGGGAGTGATCCCATAATAATGCCTGAGCTTGTTGACATCTACATGAGCCCCCTTGATATAGTAGCAACCTACTGGGCGGTTGATCCTCTTTATCCAGCGATTGATTTAAAGCATAAGGCAGAAATTATCTTAGGTTATATCCTTAATGTGACTCTCAAAGATTACAACTACGAACTCCTTGTAAACAACTATACAAGTCCGTATTTGAGGAGAGTTACTGCCAATTACTCTAAAGCTTTTGACGTCTCTCCTGCCACTCTTGAGCTAAGCGGATACCAATACAACCAAACTCCAAGGGGATACGTGGCTAGGGCTTATATAACAGATATTGGAAGTAAAGAGAACACTTATACTGCAAGGGGAGGGTATATATACGCGAGAACTGATAATTCAAATGATAAGGTTATTATTCAGTATATAATTCCAGCAGACGCAATTCCAGCAGACGCAGTAATAGATGAGATAGAATGGTTTTTTGAACCAGCATGGGTTGGTTCTCAATATGAGGCCTATTTAAACGGTCAGCAGATTTTGAATAGATATATCACTTATAACTATAGAATCTTAGATACTGCAGGAGATTCTTCCGTACGCCTAATTGAAAACTTCCGGCCAGGAGAAAATAATGTCTTTGAAGTAAGAGTTTACAAAAGCGGATATGATGGTGGGGAAGATGGAGCACAGTATATAAGAATAAGATACCATACTTCAGCTCCATTAACTCTAGAGTATCCGAAGAGATTTTACTTTGAAGATGTCTCGGCCTGCTATGGGATTACTGCCTGGAAGTATCTATTTGTTCCAGGGGTTTTAACTTCTTTAAATGTCCAGGTGTCAGTTGGTAACGTAACTCAAAATGACCCAATTTCTCTTTCTTTCCTTTTTGATACTGAAATTTCAGTGCCCCCAACAATGTGTACGTATAACTCAACAACAATGATAAAGACTTGTTATTGGGATAACAGTGATATATACAACACTCTTACTTCCCAAGGATACAGTTACATCCAAATTTCGAGCAGATATACAACAATAATTGTAAGAGCCGGGAACGGGAACACTCGGTATAATAGGATTCATCTAATTGGTGAGGACTCTTTTGTTGCGGCAGAATATACAATACCTCTATTACTAACCCCATATAGCGTAGATGTTACTGAGCCAATAACTAGTTATTCTGCTTCTGTTTGTAGTGACTCTTGGTGCAGAGAGGTGACTTGGAGCTTCAATGTTCCTCAGGGTGTCGTTCCGTTATGGGTGAGATTTCAATTTCCGTGGTTATATTACGCTGGGACTGATCCCAGTCAGGAAATAGTGGTCGATAATGAATTCATTAATGCAACATATTTCTATAAACACCCTCCAAACCCGTTTATATCTGCCTTGGCAAGATTGGGGTACACGAAAGATACCTTCGATTATCAGTATAATCCTCTACCAAATGCAATTGTGAATGGAAAAAACAATGTCACTGTTAATTTGGGATATGGATATTGGTTACAGCCCTCGAATGGAAATGGAGAACTTACTTATATTATAAGAGGATATGTAGGGTATGGACATGTTTTTCCTGCCCTTCTAAAAAGTGGGTGTGGTGGGTATAATATCACATACTACTGGAGCGGCGATTCATCTCCTCATCACGTAACAGCAGGAGATCCTCCATATTGCAATGTTACAATGGATGAGTTAATAAACAGTAGCAAGAATTATGCCGTTGATGATGCTATAGTGCGTCTCTTT